The genomic interval taaaaataagtttattttttatttgtaattttaaatataaaaaataaaaaaaatagtaacttgTTCAGTTGTTtcatacattaaattttatttaaatttaaatattatttatttattaacaaaatataaaaaaaaaaagactaaaatatttaaaaaaaaaagagaatgtttgacaagtttattattattattaaaaaaaatatatttttactatatATGCCATGAgtcatataaaaataataaataaaaaagtaattagcaaaaaaaaaaaaaaaagaaaacgtaCAAGCactgaattaatttattttaaaattattaaagtgaGACAATATGTAAATAGCgcattattttagttttttaattaataataataataataataaaagagagagaaaaataaattgaataaataaataagagaaaTTTTTTGAAGTGCATCGCGTACTAGACTATCAACTAGAAAAGAggaatatattttcatttcGGTATACGTGCTTGAAAGCTAATTCAAATGATAGCGGTATTTCAATTAAttaaagtgatgaagataattttacaaatattttattattgtcgTTGTATTGTgcaattaattctttttttttttgggtttcgaGTATAGGTGTTGTTCTTGTCATTTTGATTTTGATGTTAGAGATGTTATaaaagttgtattttttttttcaaggttTTGAGTATatggtgttgttgttgttattttgattttgatgtTATAGAAGTTGTTCTTGTATTTTTGCATCTGGgtgttttgtattttttttttctgggtttgagtATATGAAAGGTGATTGATGATGAAATATTAAAGTTGGGGGTTCAAAATTATGGTTGTAGGTAGTGTATGATAAGTTAAAatcattattaataataattatgtttaattttatttttacatatttaattcactattaataattttttttaattttaaaatcatTGTAAAAGGtttaaattgattttaaataaaaaataaaacttaagtgattatatttaatttttgtttattttttataattttaaaatcatttttaaacattaaaataattatttaaatcataaataacaaatttaatGACATGGACCAATGAATGAGTGACACGTGGACACTACCCTGGCACATAACGGCCAGGTACCTACGGACCTTCCACACTagtgacggaaggtatttttaccgccaaaaatacgacttaggtatttatctgctactcgacataaaacttaggtatttatgccgcaaattactcattaaattaattaatatttttttttaatttaattcatgatattagtgtaatttgaatttgaaaatagtaaatatctatctttttgcttaattatctatcttattttttaaatttgattatatcttatcttatttttaaaatttatggtcagatattaaattttttaaattaatttttttaaaaaaataatttgaccttatttaattttaaaataagataactataatcatgtaattttaaatagatgtaagatattttgctaacttttaaattttgttattttatttatttaaattaaattataaaatttgaaaaagatatttatttatctttttaattttttatttaatttttatttataaaataacattaaatttcaaaaatagttagcaaattttaaaatgatatttaggttggttgaaacctaatttttcaaaattgtaggtttaattttaaatattattttattaatttcgaaaatatttaaattttattttattttattattttttttcaaaaataattttttttatttatttaattaattttttttcgaaattatttatttaaaattaaataaatcctacatccaactatccatctaaccttgttgcaggagtatgtgtttttagcttgtttgtaagtttttaaaacctattattgcttgattgcaaatagtcatggttaacttgttgacagatccaatgatctgattttaactcatggctcccttggtcaagtaaataatttgtaacatgtatatttacaatcttctttcatctgtgtatgacctagcaacatgataggatccatccaaattgtgtgcatgtgtgagcctatgtgtttaattttattatagatgcatataggttgttgttgctaaataaaatatcatagttcttgatagattttatttaggcccatttagttttgggcctattccattaataaaagttgttcattttaaggttaaattcctctcttttgggcattgtgtgagagttgggagccatagaagtgagTACGACATACgaaacccagcaccccctcacatgaaccaccccaattgtgaaggcccatttgcctgatttgaataattgtaataggttaattaaattagtttaacctaataaaattgattagcaacataattaattttatttattttgaaattaatttaagaaaaccataatttaaagaattttattctaagctaaactatatgtattttcttgtatttaattaaataaagaattgtaaccatctagattctttctgaagcttaatttaaatttttcattaaatattcctatttaagttgatatttagttatctctaactaattaacttaaatctgaatatattttggatttaaaattttaaaattaaattgaggaattttaggaattggttattaagattctttagatattttttaagttcatatcttttcgaatattaacttaaaatggaatattttcaaattaagtggttataacttaatttttgatatttaattaaatttgaatttgaaaatatttaagttctagattttttctaatacaacttaaattagatattttttttcaaattttgtggaaaagatacttagtcaaataagatattttctagatagttatttctagactacttattatttctaatattaaataggaaaatattatacattgtgaaattaattatttaaataattaattttggtacaatttattttaagtatattttttcctagtattaaactagagattaataattaagccttctctacacttaattatttatttcttaaatttaatacatttaattaaattgaaaaattaaatatctaagttgattttcatcatgatacttaaatatttctttttcatgacatttaattaaaaggaaaattatttttagttgaaatttatttttcaactaaatttaaataattttcaaaatatattttttttctttatattattaatcaatttttgaaattgcatttcataatgcaagatgattttgaatttatcttgaaaaatagattaagttgtaaattaattatttattttaattaattcttggaccaacttaaatcaatgattttttcatttattgattaatctaaaataaatgaattaaagtatattataagaaattgaattaattagtcaaaggaaaatctagataggtgatatttttgcttgaagtatttttctaagtaattattatttaagtatttcgaaaatataaagtttttatactttctttttcaaaatacaacaaatatattctcatgaaaatttattttgagttgcaaattaatttaaattaaaacaacttaaataattttcttaatatttatatatcaaaattactactaagatggaaataattcaacttattttaatcaccatctaagtataattttataaatattagattaaattttaatttagaattttaattcaaaattcgatatttaatgaatatattttattataaataataatgaaaatacattttaaataatgagctttattattaagatatttgatctccattgttggttttacatcgcgtttgttttagtgagtaatcctccctaatggaggaacgttcattagcaatttcgcaccgtttaatctcaaaagataagtagtttgtaagtgttttatatggtatggatcaccctaatattggcgaccatatttgacttgcaaattatgaaacaatggtggaagctcataagatagaattgccttgactctcgcctaaacgggacaacactgaattccaatcttgatcgaataaaaggttgctagaatgtttaacattttagatgagctgacaactctattcaatggatggtagctttgactctcgcctaaacggaacactgatatcagtttgttgaaaaccttggaaattatttaggattgtatgttttagtattttcacttgtcattcctacttgctatatgtttaataatttttgaattgtgtatgaatttatattgacccatgttattttctgttattaagttgtagtttaatttcgaatcttcattgttggtctaacttggtttgtttatctaatgagataaatccctagtggattttcaccattaaacatacataataatgttagatctcgaaagataaatattgtatatgcaacatctagctgttcatcaattgatgacaccttagactagtatttttacaatatgaaacaagaaaattatataaataagattacgttgactctcgctaatcgaagcatcattggattcttatttataaacgaaattattttaattcctcttagcttattcattgcgaattagctcaataacatatcattggatgaatggtctataaatcatttaatgtcattctattttcttttaagaaattaaacgacacttttgattatattcccgaaattctatcccaaaatgatataaatcctcaatcttagaaatctcctacttgtataggaaaatctgacttagagtttatattagtagtggtggtccaagatagaattactcattatatttggtataaatttaagtctttgactttaattttagattccaaacagaaattttcttatatttctatttccataatacaatacagttacactttcacaagtatttaatatccatcttctattaatagattcaaaactgtatattaaaatatggaatatgagtttaatattctgtgaccaggatccacttgcattattctatgaactcattgaagtaactaaacctaagtcatcaaacgacacaaccacattttcttgatctatggcttttgtatcttgttcatagtggttttgacaagatcaatctctgcaaagagtttatatgcctatatccactgaaagttgttcatctcattcgtagatggatgtacattcaggggtggatatgagtttttcgttgtattcttaaaacggtcactctagattataccttatgcaaagaaatttgaaatgtttgaaaaatttcataaatttctagcaatggttaaaaccattaaggtaagtggttaaagatcttccgaattgataggggtggagaaatagttaatagatatgcagttcaaagatcattaaattgatttttgaattatatccaaacttacctccccaaaaatttttatttgcatattgatgattagttactagtcgttgcctaagaccttctatggtaatacaatttcagaatgatgtaatgattgtatacttaatgtaaatcattactagattcatggatgacctaatcaaaatcttaagaaaagctagaaccgtTAACCATGGTtagcatgtttgttagctattctaagtgattaggggtggaccatcacatagtcaatagataagaatgtgtttgtttaaacaaatactacttttccaaGATAATgattaagtctgaaaataaagtagcaaataaaggagatattttttcttgattccaaaagtgttctatcatcttatttgacatatgatgatcccactgcctctgttgtcttgtcacaactgaagaggtcaataccatttagttttcttagacataattcacggtatcttgtcgtagtgggagagtttctaggaactcaccttcttatgacttggaagacactagtgattaaaattcattgtgagtttaaacaagtaatggattgtcaagataagaaactaagaagaaaagccaatagaactatggtttaatccattcacatggagtaacctaaactttctattacaaggacataaaaggaaatttcgtgtataagtctattcaatggacttaacaagacttcctgttcctagtattataggtttgagtttatctaaacctatggcttatggtatacctagtaattacttactctaatgcaagcaacttactttagtataatgctgaagcattttctttctaatggcaatctatagaagcttctcgacttataggcatagattttatttatctaaggaaaagtctcaactattcaagaaaagataaagccatgaaagaatttcttatatcaacagtgagaggtctcagatatgctttagtatgctttagaccagacacctgctgttgagtgggagtaatgagtaagtatcagattaatccaggagaagaacattggaagacaatcaagtaaatcttaagattaagaagaggaactatatgttagtcaataagggtgtatttaaaactcttagactaaaccacatcagattttgagatttgcctttgtgctagaaaatctttctgataagatggtgattactctgggggtggaatagtgattttggagaagtgtaaaaacctatctgaagtctctaggtctaccagaaagggactgaatgttaaagttgcaggaaaggtacttattcagtctaaaaGGATTGTAATTAAGAAGTTCCATTACCTTCTGACTAAAATACTACATAAACATTAACCCACTTTTGGAACATCCATCAAGAACGGAAATGCTAGTTATTGCAAATACCACTGGAATTTGCAAACCTGATAATCCAAGGGTGCTCCATAATGTTCCGCAGAGAGAGTCTCTTTGAGGATTCTCTTACTAGAAGCTGCAACAAAAAAATCACACATAAAATTACACCTCAAATCGTTTTATTGATGATATATTCTATTTCAAAAGGCAGACACCATCAAAAAACATAGTCAGGTCCGCAAGCTCACCCTGCTAATGAGATTTTTGGCTTCTTGAGAAACATTAGGTGTATGAGGGAAGCACAAATCAACTTGCACTGTTCTGTAGTTTCATAAAGcatgaaaaaaaaacatcaatTACCCAACTTTATATTAATCCACATTAGACTAGTTTATGACTATTTACTAACTATCCAGGTAATGAACTTACAAGTAAACAAGTTATTTGTGTTACCTTCTGAATGTATCTCTTTGAGTTGCAGCCTCAAATGGAGGTGCCCCATATAGAAACTCGTAACAAAGAATACCCAAAGTCCAGTTATCAACAGCGTAATCATGAGCTTTATTCTCAACCATTTCTGGTGCTAAGTAATCCAACGTTCCACACATGGTATGCCTCTTGCTACTTGACTGAACAGACCATCCGAAGTCTGCGATTTTCAACCGACATTGCAAAGTTAGATTATGTGATCATTAAATTGAAGTAATTAGGTAAAAGCACACTACCAAATTATAAATCCAAATGACTGAAACTGTGAGTAGGCAGTACCTGATGGTCAAGCAACAAATTCTCTGGCTTTATATCTCTATGAATTACATGCTTCTGGTGACAATACGCCAGCGCTTGTGTAAGGCTTAAAATATACtacaaacaataaataaataatgtcaacaaaatataaatattaagcttgaaaaagaagcataaaacataaaaatagcatGCCATGATTTAGTACCGTAGCGGCTTGGTTTTCAGAGAAATGGCCATTTTTTCTAAGCTCCCCATAGAGCTCGCCCCGATGAGCATACTCGAGAATTAAGAAGATGCGTTGAGAATCGTGAAACCAGCCATAGAGTCGAAGAACGTTGGGATGCCTAAGACTGGTCTGAATTTCCATTTCACGCTTGAGTTGATTGTGCATCGAATGCTTCTCCATTTGCTCCTTGAATATAATCTTCAATGCTACTATGTATTTGCTCTGCTCCaccatttttcaaaataatttataatattaaaaaatatacatacatgAGTTTTGAAAAAGGGGGGGTTTATATTTGAGCACCTTAATTTCTCGGGCGAGATAAACTCGGCCGAACTTTCCCTTGCCAAGTGGTTTTCCGATCTCAAAGTCTTGCAATGACCAATTTCGTTTTGAATATCGGCTCCATTGTTTCTCCGTTTCTGATCTCATCTTCTCGGATTCGGTTTCCATGTTTACTCTGAAAGGAGGGAACTTTCGAATTGGTAAATGAGGAATCAATAATCTAATCAAAATTAACTGACAATAGTTTTTgttaacacttttattttttaattttttaatcacaaaattaaaagtaaatttttttaaaaaaaaatttgattttgaaaaacaaaaatgagtTCTAtaaccatttttgttttttaattttaaaaacaaaaaatatgaattttgaatttttttttttagctttttCTAAATACAAAggatcaaataaaaaaaacacattaacatcttataataataaagtaatttGAAATATCAGAATTCATTATCTATCTATAAGATAACACAAAACTGACAAAACcatacataataaaa from Cannabis sativa cultivar Pink pepper isolate KNU-18-1 chromosome 4, ASM2916894v1, whole genome shotgun sequence carries:
- the LOC115712027 gene encoding serine/threonine-protein kinase Aurora-3-like isoform X2; the encoded protein is MSSLSLIRERKFFYYYKVNMETESEKMRSETEKQWSRYSKRNWSLQDFEIGKPLGKGKFGRVYLAREIKSKYIVALKIIFKEQMEKHSMHNQLKREMEIQTSLRHPNVLRLYGWFHDSQRIFLILEYAHRGELYGELRKNGHFSENQAATKHVIHRDIKPENLLLDHQVLPTHSFSHLDL
- the LOC115712027 gene encoding serine/threonine-protein kinase Aurora-3-like isoform X1; its protein translation is MSSLSLIRERKFFYYYKVNMETESEKMRSETEKQWSRYSKRNWSLQDFEIGKPLGKGKFGRVYLAREIKSKYIVALKIIFKEQMEKHSMHNQLKREMEIQTSLRHPNVLRLYGWFHDSQRIFLILEYAHRGELYGELRKNGHFSENQAATYILSLTQALAYCHQKHVIHRDIKPENLLLDHQVLPTHSFSHLDL